The following proteins are encoded in a genomic region of Coregonus clupeaformis isolate EN_2021a chromosome 14, ASM2061545v1, whole genome shotgun sequence:
- the LOC121580664 gene encoding KN motif and ankyrin repeat domain-containing protein 2 translates to MMDKQNGNGPKAPENGVKGKPPYSVETPYGFHLDLDFLKYVDDIEKGHTIKRVPILRRSSGQRPSTLPRHLKLSGHGYQPSPFSSTGALAPKSRLADPHQGYGSWAYDGRSPASPGGYKSVAEMEASIRAFDEQPLGEHIRPNLLRASNLPLTVLLRKSSTEDPVSLRSSRDRLGGRDTSTEDIFYSLDRSSDCQSDQDFSGTLRRLNEALARMGELEEEVRVIPELKAQICILQEEREMLRLGLNPKPGSRTFANRVKDHSYVTSDLKRPRKESHLFPTKDDVTDDDSNQTHEWRTSTDLDELLTVTSLQAKVAMLEQRLHESSLDLQKTTVLLREQQEEGRRKDERMCQLTRNTGDWVRAERVPVDQDEEQTENTSRWALAGAHGTSIRESLNVGEALSTNTVTIRTNRQNSGAQIEGLEDHQVWVSASSFMMEAQAIRLGAGQHSSETVVHCSVREPGLAVHMEHMPQEEAPPGGMDQAVAALHIRRIQGLLEQQWECLCGGTATEGGKALEHPDPKVNSLQEEMMSLVHTLSSYYNHGSSDGEVSQGVPTSIMKRNGSARLSKNLHFAGVSRGFETTPNEDLDSKRHANEDMSALQQQPYGQLHPGEMAEKRADHRGSNHGDQKEGDPSPGQEMMEGTNPTDETTQAAQPDEQTDSGGDVEAAEPKEQNRTDRTPEETMKAEPDPNTDPKQDREAVEGEFIEACHFVNDHMDNIDNPNDGMRRGLVVLFQHWFRVAAEEDSLANTVSVYLREVRTATPSLLPFLVNMADDNGNTVLHYSVSHTNYPIVSLLLDTGVCDVDLQNKAGYTAVMLASLTAPDGSGDMEVVGRLMELGDVNARASQGGQTALMLAVRHGRGLMVRLLLRRGADTKVQDRQGATALMCACERGHTHIARLLLQRAECDTSIADRRGRTAFSVAQQGSHDDITALLKAHHTHAGTSV, encoded by the exons ATGATGGACAAACAAAATG GAAATGGGCCCAAAGCCCCAGAGAACGGGGTGAAGGGGAAGCCTCCGTACTCTGTGGAAACGCCCTATGGCTTCCACCTGGACCTGGACTTCCTCAAGTACGTGGACGACATCGAGAAGGGCCACACCATAAAGAGGGTCCCCATCCTGCGCCGGAGCAGTGGGCAGAGGCCCAGCACTCTCCCCAGGCACCTCAAGCTCTCTGGGCATGGTTACCAGCCTAGCCCCTTTAGCTCCACTGGAGCTCTGGCCCCCAAGTCTCGCCTCGCCGACCCCCACCAAGGCTATGGCTCTTGGGCTTATGACGGCAGATCGCCAGCCTCCCCTGGAGGGTACAAGTCTGTGGCAGAGATGGAAGCCAGTATCCGGGCCTTTGATGAGCAGCCCTTGGGGGAGCACATCAGGCCCAATCTCCTGCGGGCCTCCAACCTGCCTCTCACCGTTCTGCTGAGGAAAAGTTCAACTGAAGACCCGGTCAGTCTCCGAAGCTCCAGAGACCGTCTTGGAGGAAGGGACACGTCCACGGAAGACATCTTCTACTCCCTGGACCGCTCGTCCGACTGTCAGTCCGACCAGGACTTTTCTGGAACCCTCCGCCGCCTAAATGAAGCCCTGGCGCGCATGGGCGAACTGGAGGAGGAGGTCCGGGTCATCCCAGAGCTCAAGGCACAGATCTGCATCctgcaggaggagagggagatgctCCGTCTTGGACTGAACCCCAAACCCGGGTCCCGAACCTTCGCCAACAGGGTTAAAGACCACTCTTACGTGACCTCTGACCTCAAAAGACCCAGGAAAGAGAGTCATCTCTTCCCCACCAAAGACGATGTCACTGATGATGACTCTAACCAGACACATGAATGGAGGACAAGCACAGACCTGGATGAGCTTCTCACAGTGACGTCCCTGCAGGCCAAAGTGGCCATGCTGGAGCAGAGGCTTCATGAGAGCAGCCTGGACCTCCAGAAGACCACCGTGCTATTGAGAGAACAGCAGGAGGAGGGCCGGAGGAAGGATGAGAGGATGTGCCAGCTGACAAGGAACACTGGGGACTgggtgagagcagagagagtcCCTGTGGACCAAGATGAAGAACAGACTGAGAATACTTCTAGGTGGGCCTTAGCAGGTGCGCATGGTACGTCCATTCGAGAAAGTTTGAATGTAGGAGAAGCTTTGTCGACAAATACAGTGACCATTAGAACAAATAGACAAAACTCTGGCGCTCAGATTGAGGGCCTAGAAGATCATCAAGTTTGGGTTTCAGCTAGCTCTTTCATGATGGAGGCCCAAGCGATCCGTCTTGGAGCTGGTCAACACAGTTCAGAAACGGTGGTCCATTGCTCTGTCAGAGAACCAGGCCTGGCAGTACACATGGAGCACATGCCTCAGGAGGAAGCCCCCCCAGGGGGCATGGATCAAGCTGTGGCAGCCCTCCACATAAGGAGGATCCAGGGTCTCCTGGAACAGCAGTGGGAGTGTCTGTGTGGGGGGACAGCAACAGAGGGGGGCAAGGCCCTGGAGCACCCAGACCCCAAGGTCAATTCGCTACAGGAGGAGATGATGAGTCTGGTTCATACTCTTTCCTCCTACTACAACCATGGATCCAGTGACGGAGAGGTTTCTCAAGGAG TCCCAACATCCATCATGAAGAGAAATGGGAGTGCTCGGCTGTCAAAGAACCTCCACTTTGCTGGTGTGAGCAGAGG CTTTGAAACGACACCAAATGAGGATTTGGACAGTAAGAGGCATGCAAACGAGGACATGTCAGCCCTGCAGCAACAACCGTATGGACAACTCCACCCTGGGGAGATGGCAGAGAAACGTGCAGACCACAGGGGTTCCAACCACGGAGACCAGAAAGAGGGAGACCCAAGCCCAGGCCAAGAGATGATGGAAGGAACCAATCCGACGGACGAGACTACTCAAGCTGCACAACCAGACGAACAGACAGATAGTGGTGGGGATGTGGAAGCTGCAGAACCAAAggaacagaacaggacagacagaacaccAGAGGAAACCATGAAAGCAGAACCAGACCCTAACACAGATCCCAAACAAGACAG AGAGGCTGTAGAAGGGGAGTTCATAGAAGCATGTCATTTCGTCAACGATCACATGGATAACATTGATAACCCCAATGATGGAATG AGGCGGGGCCTGGTGGTGCTGTTCCAGCATTGGTTCCGGGTGGCGGCTGAGGAGGACTCCCTGGCCAATACGGTGTCTGTGTACCTCAGAGAGGTGAGGACGGCCACGCCCTCGCTCCTCCCCTTCCTAGTTAACATGGCTGACGACAACGGCAACACAGTGCTGCACTACAGCGTGTCTCACACCAACTACCCCATTGTCAGCCTGCTACTGGACACAG GTGTGTGTGATGTGGACCTCCAGAACAAGGCGGGGTACACAGCGGTGATGCTGGCCTCCCTGACGGCCCCGGACGGCTCTGGGGACATGGAGGTGGTCGGCAGGCTCATGGAGCTGGGGGACGTCAACGCTCGAGCCAGCCAG GGGGGTCAGACAGCTCTGATGCTAGCGGTGAGACATGGCCGGGGCCTGATGGTGCGTCTGCTGCTGCGCCGCGGCGCCGACACCAAAGTCCAGGACCGCCAGGGGGCCACGGCCCTCATGTGCGCCTGCGAGAGGGGCCACACACACATCGCCCGGCTGCTGCTGCAGAGGGCAGAGTGTGACACCAGCATCGCAGACAGG CGTGGTCGCACGGCCTTCTCTGTAGCGCAGCAGGGGTCCCACGATGACATCACAGCCCTTCTCAAGGCCCACCACACACACGCTGGGACGTCTGTCTGA